A single Thermosynechococcus vestitus BP-1 DNA region contains:
- a CDS encoding nitrate reductase associated protein, which yields MSYFFEFEAEFTASLRCIPMIVRYKLDLCGVKLKLLHWHQLSQQQRQWLVVAPCNTPEDQATYRQQLRDWVTHNHGTPPSDLEIPQTFPWDILTELPETVQQQLTKVPHHSLTVEKWATLTPLQRFALVKLSQPGHENRNFWPALQEFGLA from the coding sequence ATGTCCTACTTCTTTGAGTTTGAAGCTGAGTTTACGGCTTCCTTGCGCTGTATCCCAATGATTGTCCGCTACAAGCTGGATCTGTGTGGAGTGAAACTGAAGCTGCTCCACTGGCATCAACTTTCCCAACAACAGCGACAATGGCTTGTTGTTGCCCCCTGTAACACTCCGGAAGATCAGGCCACCTATCGCCAGCAACTGCGGGATTGGGTGACCCACAACCATGGAACCCCACCAAGTGATTTAGAGATTCCCCAGACCTTCCCTTGGGATATCCTCACAGAGCTCCCAGAAACTGTGCAGCAACAACTGACCAAGGTACCCCACCACAGCCTGACGGTGGAAAAATGGGCAACCCTGACCCCCCTACAACGCTTTGCCCTTGTGAAGCTCAGTCAGCCCGGCCACGAGAATCGCAATTTTTGGCCAGCATTGCAGGAATTTGGTTTGGCCTAA
- a CDS encoding putative sulfate/molybdate transporter: MLRERLRFSWQELSGSFGDLGTDLPLLIGVIIAAQLDSASVFTLFGVAQILTGIVYGLPMPMQPLKAMAVIVMTEKLSGPILWAGGWMVGAMMLVLTLTGILTQLARWIPQPVVRGCQLGLGLSLASIALKTYLPTGDAFGYLLGAIGFLILLLLPKERGIPAGLLVVLLGGGVAMSRVLADPEWHITIAWRFPHLQPLEPQALMPGLLILALPQLPLSIANAVIATQQTAQDLFPDRPLSIGQIGLTYSLTNLILPFFGGVPLCHGCSGLAGHYALGARTGGAVVIYGSFYLVLGLLFGSSVDTLLEVFPLSILGVILLFEAWVLMSFIKDQAPMPENWMITLLVGAIALSVPQGFLVGTLVGTTLHYLSKKMPLQLS; the protein is encoded by the coding sequence ATGTTACGGGAGCGACTGCGCTTCAGTTGGCAAGAACTGAGTGGCAGTTTTGGTGATTTGGGCACCGACTTGCCCCTATTGATCGGAGTGATCATCGCCGCCCAGTTGGATAGTGCTAGTGTCTTCACTTTGTTTGGAGTGGCACAAATTCTCACGGGGATAGTCTATGGCCTCCCTATGCCGATGCAACCTCTCAAGGCTATGGCGGTTATTGTGATGACGGAAAAACTCAGCGGCCCTATCCTTTGGGCAGGGGGATGGATGGTGGGGGCGATGATGCTAGTGTTGACGCTCACAGGGATACTGACCCAACTAGCTCGCTGGATTCCGCAACCGGTGGTGCGGGGCTGTCAATTGGGCTTGGGGCTGTCCTTGGCCTCCATTGCCCTTAAAACCTATTTACCCACCGGTGATGCCTTTGGCTATCTCCTAGGTGCCATCGGCTTTTTAATCTTGCTGCTACTCCCAAAGGAACGGGGGATACCCGCAGGGCTACTGGTAGTGCTGCTGGGCGGGGGCGTGGCGATGAGTCGAGTGCTGGCTGATCCAGAATGGCACATAACCATTGCTTGGCGATTTCCTCACCTACAACCTTTAGAGCCTCAGGCCTTAATGCCTGGACTCTTGATATTGGCACTGCCGCAGTTGCCGCTGTCGATCGCTAATGCAGTGATTGCAACCCAGCAAACTGCCCAAGATCTTTTTCCCGATCGCCCCCTCTCGATTGGCCAAATTGGCCTCACCTATAGCCTCACTAACTTGATCCTGCCCTTTTTTGGTGGTGTTCCCCTCTGCCATGGCTGTAGCGGTTTAGCAGGACACTATGCCCTAGGTGCTCGCACGGGTGGAGCAGTGGTGATCTATGGCAGTTTCTATCTTGTCTTGGGTCTCCTCTTTGGTTCCAGTGTGGATACACTGCTGGAAGTTTTTCCCCTCTCGATTTTGGGGGTCATTCTTTTGTTTGAAGCGTGGGTACTGATGAGTTTTATTAAAGATCAAGCCCCCATGCCCGAAAATTGGATGATTACCCTCTTGGTCGGGGCGATCGCCCTTAGTGTACCCCAAGGTTTCTTAGTGGGCACCCTCGTTGGTACAACCCTGCACTACCTGAGCAAAAAGATGCCACTCCAACTGTCCTAG